One genomic window of Halobellus limi includes the following:
- a CDS encoding HK97 gp10 family phage protein, producing MSNFDARVSFNNERVMRKVKKKINRGIRDSAAEIADEIVDTAQNRIRAKQAVYTSQLLNSFSYTIKTGSKKTTIRVVNTAPQAPYQERGVRGVERGVGEYQYTSRKPPIDELLPWVQAKLGGMTLDSSGARIIPAPADD from the coding sequence ATGTCGAATTTTGACGCTCGCGTTTCGTTCAATAACGAGCGGGTAATGCGGAAGGTGAAAAAAAAGATCAATCGCGGGATTCGGGACTCTGCGGCTGAGATTGCTGATGAGATCGTTGATACGGCACAAAACCGGATTCGGGCGAAGCAGGCTGTCTACACAAGCCAATTGCTCAATTCGTTTAGTTACACGATCAAAACCGGCTCTAAGAAAACGACGATCCGCGTTGTGAACACTGCGCCTCAGGCACCGTATCAGGAGCGTGGTGTCCGAGGTGTTGAGCGCGGTGTCGGTGAGTATCAGTACACGAGTCGGAAGCCCCCGATTGACGAATTGTTGCCGTGGGTTCAGGCGAAGCTCGGTGGAATGACGCTTGACTCCTCAGGGGCGCGGATCATCCCGGCTCCGGCTGACGACTGA
- a CDS encoding phage major capsid protein → MLHTKDGVPLSELLARAEAELNLFNQAPRVIREMLGQNVDEQVFKVYTGDMEWEELAEGEHPRTGELASKEMAFSVSTFGRSLGMTQELIEDHSADYVLRRIDALAEGALKKEHDVVFNTIRGAWADGSGLWFTPEDYGNRSFSATHDHTYADTNDLFGDADAHTAREHLEILAEDVEEHGKVASIAIVGSDFARALKSELTWAASYNIPTFESLRTTSFPENGLEVDGLRVYKSMWVDATEAHVIAADERPLYFHERRPVQLSSGEYGGPVSDPATLLGAYGSARYGAIVPDPLAGAKIVAADNLA, encoded by the coding sequence ATGCTGCACACTAAGGACGGCGTTCCGCTCTCTGAACTTCTGGCTCGCGCTGAGGCCGAGCTTAACCTGTTCAATCAGGCCCCTCGCGTTATCCGCGAAATGCTCGGGCAGAATGTCGACGAGCAGGTTTTCAAGGTCTACACGGGTGATATGGAGTGGGAAGAACTCGCTGAGGGCGAGCACCCGCGAACCGGCGAGCTTGCGTCGAAGGAGATGGCCTTCTCGGTCAGCACCTTCGGCCGCTCGCTCGGAATGACGCAGGAGCTTATCGAGGACCACTCTGCGGACTACGTTCTCCGCCGGATCGACGCGCTCGCTGAGGGTGCGCTGAAGAAGGAGCACGATGTTGTCTTCAACACTATTCGTGGTGCGTGGGCGGACGGGTCGGGACTCTGGTTTACCCCGGAGGACTACGGCAACCGCTCGTTCTCGGCGACCCACGACCACACGTATGCTGACACGAATGATCTCTTTGGTGACGCGGACGCTCACACAGCGCGCGAGCACCTTGAGATTCTGGCGGAGGATGTTGAAGAGCACGGCAAGGTCGCTTCGATTGCGATTGTCGGCTCTGACTTTGCCCGTGCGCTGAAGAGCGAGCTTACGTGGGCTGCGTCGTACAACATTCCAACGTTCGAGAGCCTTCGGACGACGAGCTTCCCGGAGAACGGCCTTGAGGTCGACGGCCTGCGCGTCTACAAGTCGATGTGGGTTGACGCGACTGAGGCTCACGTTATCGCTGCGGACGAGCGCCCACTGTACTTCCACGAGCGCCGCCCGGTTCAGCTTAGCTCCGGTGAGTACGGCGGACCTGTCTCGGACCCCGCGACTCTCCTCGGTGCGTACGGCTCGGCTCGCTACGGTGCGATCGTTCCCGACCCGCTCGCGGGTGCAAAGATCGTCGCTGCGGACAACCTCGCATAG
- a CDS encoding phage portal protein family protein — protein MVVSDDAKRRADFMLESPKAVVVRGQAAGGKPRPSEAPESQIDEFRAIRRTDPHVAEIINLIVDYIVGTGFNVAPANIPYTDEGQTPEEVADFKRLIEVSGFEGVLPEWVDVALTDGTAFLAVVVEDDVFKPKVLPTKAMSIQRDKFGNITGYEMDNPDAADPIEFGPFDLAILRFFPDVNSPWGHSLIEFIQEPVDMLRDMEIDMARFVATKAYPPIHFKCGTEDRPWHPDEITNWLNELRDIEPESMLATGHDVEHDVVGTTSTQSSAGMMNLEPVFKHLLQRIHAGMGVPPFLTGMDTDINRNTSVAVMPKFDRRIQRFRRILRHVIRYQVFVSILGHPTPEDYVEIPPDFEFGQHSSEEERLEAEMAIQLVNNGLLTREAAAERIGIDPETELPQEDELAEHIRIINELAGKGDNIQNPNGGSPSGTGGGTESGGRSVKGRQNPEKDTSGARVARRVMLHKNERRWKGR, from the coding sequence ATGGTCGTTTCTGACGACGCCAAGCGGCGGGCTGATTTTATGCTCGAATCTCCGAAGGCTGTGGTTGTCCGTGGGCAGGCGGCGGGTGGGAAGCCTCGCCCGAGTGAAGCTCCGGAATCACAGATTGACGAGTTTCGGGCGATTCGGCGTACAGATCCGCACGTTGCGGAGATCATCAATCTGATCGTAGATTATATTGTGGGAACGGGATTCAATGTCGCCCCGGCGAACATCCCCTACACCGATGAAGGTCAAACGCCCGAGGAGGTAGCGGATTTCAAGCGGCTGATCGAGGTGTCGGGCTTCGAGGGCGTGTTACCTGAGTGGGTTGATGTTGCGCTGACGGATGGGACGGCGTTTTTGGCTGTAGTTGTCGAAGACGACGTGTTCAAGCCAAAGGTGCTTCCCACGAAGGCGATGTCCATTCAGCGTGATAAGTTCGGGAATATCACGGGCTATGAGATGGATAATCCGGATGCCGCCGATCCGATTGAGTTTGGGCCGTTCGATCTTGCGATTTTACGGTTTTTTCCGGACGTTAATTCGCCGTGGGGTCACTCGCTGATCGAGTTCATTCAGGAGCCGGTCGATATGCTCCGAGATATGGAGATCGATATGGCCCGATTCGTGGCGACGAAGGCCTATCCGCCGATTCACTTCAAGTGTGGGACGGAGGATCGGCCGTGGCATCCCGATGAGATCACGAATTGGCTGAATGAGCTTCGAGATATTGAGCCGGAATCAATGTTGGCAACGGGTCACGACGTTGAGCACGATGTTGTTGGGACGACTTCGACGCAATCCTCGGCGGGGATGATGAATCTTGAGCCGGTGTTCAAGCACCTTCTTCAGCGGATTCACGCAGGGATGGGTGTTCCGCCGTTCTTGACGGGGATGGATACCGACATTAATCGAAATACGTCTGTGGCGGTAATGCCGAAGTTCGACCGCCGGATTCAGCGGTTCCGGCGGATTCTACGGCACGTCATTCGCTATCAAGTGTTTGTCTCGATTCTTGGGCACCCGACGCCTGAGGATTACGTTGAGATCCCCCCGGACTTCGAGTTTGGGCAACACTCGTCTGAGGAGGAGCGCCTTGAGGCTGAAATGGCGATTCAGTTGGTGAATAATGGGCTTCTCACGAGAGAGGCAGCAGCCGAGAGAATCGGGATCGATCCGGAAACGGAGCTTCCCCAAGAGGACGAATTAGCTGAGCATATTCGGATCATCAACGAGCTTGCGGGGAAGGGCGATAACATTCAGAACCCGAATGGTGGCTCACCGAGTGGCACAGGTGGCGGTACGGAATCGGGTGGTCGGTCTGTAAAGGGCCGACAGAACCCTGAGAAGGACACCTCGGGGGCGAGAGTCGCCCGCAGGGTGATGTTACACAAGAATGAGCGACGATGGAAAGGTCGCTGA
- a CDS encoding terminase large subunit domain-containing protein, with the protein MKIGAILQEFCEVTGADPEAVAKRWNGRPDHIIEDLFRLPDADGQLHPVTLFDPWQRQFVHAYFYGDASVITLLKGRRIGGTAIALICMALEAIVRPNQLYPIVSTKEDQSHSRISDLTDLFENAVIEVPLPTKNKGDLELWNGTKFVGYTGAPDSSRGDGARSILFDEMAFMEKQKEKLRAYRPMMSLSTGKMLQVSTPNGKSDEFMKSFKRGSLSGFDEEGTKLGVISMFQPTFHNHDEIDIEVPLYEQELAPARPDLNIDVVEQDRAQDPVGFAQEYLCVPAAEESLFFSEPSVEAAMRIPQGNESYISGIAAPRMGGTRFMGVDVGYTHDDTVISVFDAWEDEKVGVERRSQRYLEVVSTKTISALGIADPDRENVNHVAARVSHVFDSLDCDYLIMDVTGSGQTLPALLRKKLGSAVIPFNFSDTKKVRDMFYAMNAGLRQGTVALLPDETLFEQLVAIQRIQKKDHLVPRFSGKDTAPEGKDDVAIATVLSAFPPGFDTPPARSVAAKEYPQVDRSRKVVDYDRDTRGSERPVAFASQKVNRPTGRRSYRSRYGRR; encoded by the coding sequence ATGAAAATCGGGGCAATTCTTCAGGAGTTCTGTGAGGTGACGGGCGCTGACCCGGAGGCCGTTGCGAAGCGGTGGAATGGGCGTCCTGATCACATCATCGAGGATTTGTTCCGGCTCCCGGATGCGGACGGGCAGTTACACCCGGTCACACTGTTTGATCCGTGGCAGCGACAGTTCGTTCACGCGTATTTCTACGGAGATGCGTCTGTCATTACGCTGCTGAAGGGTCGGCGCATTGGGGGGACGGCGATTGCGCTGATTTGTATGGCGCTTGAGGCGATTGTCCGGCCGAATCAACTGTATCCAATTGTCTCGACGAAGGAGGATCAGTCGCACTCTCGGATTTCTGATCTTACTGATCTGTTCGAGAACGCGGTGATCGAGGTTCCCTTGCCGACGAAGAATAAGGGCGACCTTGAGTTGTGGAACGGGACGAAGTTCGTTGGGTACACGGGCGCTCCAGATTCGTCTCGTGGTGACGGCGCTCGGTCGATTCTCTTCGACGAGATGGCGTTTATGGAGAAGCAGAAGGAGAAGCTCCGCGCCTATCGTCCGATGATGAGCTTGTCGACGGGGAAGATGTTGCAGGTGAGTACCCCGAACGGCAAGAGTGACGAGTTTATGAAGTCGTTCAAGCGCGGTTCGCTGAGCGGCTTCGATGAGGAGGGGACGAAGTTGGGCGTCATTTCGATGTTTCAGCCGACGTTCCACAATCACGACGAGATTGACATTGAGGTCCCGTTGTACGAGCAGGAGCTTGCCCCGGCTCGCCCGGATCTGAATATCGATGTGGTCGAGCAGGACCGCGCACAGGACCCGGTGGGGTTCGCCCAAGAGTACCTGTGTGTTCCTGCTGCGGAGGAGTCGCTGTTCTTCTCTGAGCCGTCAGTTGAGGCGGCAATGCGGATACCGCAGGGGAACGAGTCCTATATTTCGGGAATTGCGGCCCCTCGGATGGGCGGAACTCGGTTTATGGGCGTCGACGTTGGGTACACGCACGACGACACGGTAATTTCTGTGTTCGATGCGTGGGAGGACGAAAAGGTGGGCGTGGAGCGGCGGTCCCAACGCTATCTTGAGGTTGTTTCGACGAAGACGATCTCGGCGCTTGGGATTGCTGATCCGGATCGGGAGAACGTGAATCACGTTGCTGCCCGTGTGAGCCACGTTTTCGATTCGCTCGACTGCGATTACCTGATTATGGACGTGACGGGGTCAGGTCAGACCCTCCCGGCACTCCTTCGGAAGAAGCTCGGGAGCGCAGTGATCCCGTTCAATTTCTCTGATACGAAGAAGGTCCGCGATATGTTCTACGCGATGAACGCGGGGCTTCGACAGGGGACGGTTGCCTTGCTCCCGGATGAGACGCTGTTCGAGCAATTAGTTGCGATTCAGCGGATTCAGAAGAAGGACCACCTTGTGCCCCGATTTTCGGGGAAGGACACGGCTCCGGAGGGAAAGGATGATGTTGCGATTGCTACTGTCTTGTCCGCCTTTCCGCCCGGATTCGATACTCCTCCCGCACGATCGGTTGCCGCGAAGGAGTATCCGCAGGTTGATCGGAGTAGGAAAGTTGTTGATTACGACCGCGACACGCGGGGATCAGAGCGACCGGTTGCGTTCGCCTCTCAGAAGGTGAATCGCCCAACAGGTCGTCGGTCTTACCGCTCTCGGTACGGTCGTCGCTAA